GCACCCAACTAGTTGGGGAGCCAAACAAGAGGGGCCTAAACGTTGAGAATTGCAAACACTTCCTACAAGTCGGACTTGAGGCACCATAGCCTGACCCCAGCCCGATGAGAGCATCAATTGTCCATGAGCCAATGAATCATCAATAATCGTTAGCGCTTTCCGTTGCGGGATTCGACCCCTAGATCTATTTagattgagaagtgatctcaactcatcttatcattacaattgtatcaaattttcacacaaaatataataaacaatttaattttttaaaatttaaaataataataatattaaaaaagaatattctaacaatattttattcaacttatttaaaactatctcttctaattttatctcaaattattatttaaacgaCAACCTAATATCCATTTTCAAACTCATGAACCACTAAGCCACCACCTGAGTggttaaataatataaaacttgctttatatatctatttatttttcatttaaaaataattattaaaataaaaaaaatgtgaagagagagagagagagagagagagagatggtcaTCTCGGTCTTAAGAAATGTATAAAGTAAGTCTAATTGTTGTCCTATTTGTGAAAGGGAACCCAAGACATTTATGCATGCTGTGTGGAGTTGCCTAACAGCCTCAGATGTTTGGGCTGAAAAAGACAGTTCAGTGAACAAATGGTGTAGTTCAGATGAGGTTTTTGTAGATTGGTGGGTGAAACTGAATGTTTTTCTCAAAGAAGAAGAGTTGGAGGTGGTAGCATGTATTATGAGAAAGATATGGATGAGGAgaaattctttcctttttgaaaagaattttgaacaCCTGAAGAAGCTTGTTACCGCTACAACCCAGGGTCTAAAGGAGTTCAAAGCTGCCCAAGAAACTGTTTTATTACTGCAACAAAAAACTCAATTGCAAAGGAAGGTGGATAGAAGTATGATTAAATGGGAAAAATCAAAGGAAAGGGAAGTGAAAGCAAACTGGGATGCTGCTGTGGatgtcaaaattaaaaaagtggcAATTGGAGTGGTTGTCAGGGACTTAAATGGAGAGGTACTTGCCTGTCTCTGTTCTTgctttattaataatagtatCCCGAGTGTGGCTGAAGCTGTGGGGACCGTGGGGTTAAGGAGGGCTGCTCTGTTGTGTACTGAATTGGGGTTATCAAACGTGATCTTTGAAGGAGATTCTAAGTTGGTTGTAAATGTTACAATTAGTGGGGAGGAGATAGGGGCTGAATATGGGAGTATCTTAGAGGATGTTAGAAGAGTAATGTATGGGAGATTGAATTGGAGTATATGGTTTATATATAGAGAAGCAAACTGTATAGCACACAAACTAGCAAAGttagcttttaatttttctgatgAGAGGGTTTGGATGGAGGATAGCccaatagaaattaaaaatgatgtACTCGAGGAGAAGTATTGTAATGactgatttttgttttcaacgAAGGAAGTATGTGATTctgatttcaaaaaataaaaaaggaaaaaaaaaatgtataaagtaGTTAGAGTCGGTGGACAAGATGAAGCTGTAGTGAAAATCGATAGAgatgtaaatatataaatagaggCTGAAtgctactttttattttatatatatttttattttcagttgcACGATAACGTACatattgatgtgatttattttaaataataggtAAAAACAATTACTTAGAcagttaaattatattatggagaaattttatttatagatttgAATAGGAGATTGCGTATGtagtttttattgatgaatatagataaaaaagaaaaaatttattattttaaaaagactattattataattttaaatttgttttaaacaTAACTTTATGATGTTGCATAAATAattcctaaataaaaattatatatacactaacTCATAAATACTGTAGCTATGTACCACTATCATCCACATTCCACATAAAGTCATAAATCTTCTCTATCCACTACACACTGTGTCGTACATGTAGACACGCCGTATGGACATACCTATCAttatctacataaaaaaaaattcttcttatcaattattatttattatcttatattccatattctataaaatatatatatatagtttatgaaaaatatctcatatcttatattaaaaaaatattataaatataaactataaaaatatatagtaattgATGCATCTCCCCCACAAAGTCATATATCTTGACTACTCTCCACTCTCTGCTTATTCGGTCGCCCATCATCACCACTGACACTACCTCCTTTCTACGCTTCCACTCTTCAAGCTTTGAATTAATATCTCTCTCTCGCTTCTTTTTGTCTTCTTATATATGTTGGGGACATCATTCCTCCAACTTTGTTTGGTGTGCTTTGATTTGTGATCATTTGCTATAATCTACTTATCCGAAGACACGATGTCTTGGAATTGCACGGGAAAACAGCTAGCAgcttgagggagagagagaaaagaataatttggtaacatgatttaatttatgtgatgagatgaaataattttaaattaattgaataatatattattagaatattattttttaatattattattattttaaaatttaaaaaaattaaattttttattatattaaaaatttaaaaaaattaaaacaatgaaatgagataaaacaatcTTTGAATCTAAAAAGGATTTAAGAGTTtgctaaaataaataagaatatccTTAATTCGACTCTTTAGGCTATATTTGGAGTATTCACTATTATTGATCATAAACAGTTAactatttatttactacttTCTACTCACtaccatatattaattttttattattatttatagatcatttgagatttctttaataccaaacgtagccttaaacttttctctccctctctctaaactgcaggtaattttttttccaaaaacttgaccaaatatatatatgatggggttctagctagctagctcaccttccccttcccctcAGCTCCCATTTCAtacggctttttttttttttttttttttttgtggaaatgCTAGCTAGCTCAGTACTAGCAACAGCAACTAATTTGATTTTATGCACGTGCTAATTAGCAGAAcacaattcttttttattcctcCAACGGTTTGTATTGAgaagtaattttattataatttaatttttttaaaatttttacataaaatataataaatattttaaatttttaaataataacaatattaaaaagtaatattttattcaatacatATAACATCATATCATCATCCCCTAGTACAAACGTGACATGTTTCAGATGCATGTGTACGAGAGATAAATGCTCTCCTTACGAAGTATTAAATATTCGACAGCagcataattaatttattacattAATTGTTTTGTCGTCATCGTCTAGCACTGCTATCATGCATTATCCTTATTATATGGTgatcttaattattaatattagcaccatgcatgcatccacCCACAGTATCCTACAAAAAAAGTTCGAATTAAGTGTACGGACAGTTCACTCTCTCTGCCTGTTTAACATATTCTAAATTATCGTTACCATTCATTGAATTATAAGTACGTATGTGCATATACATAGAGTAATTTTACATCGTAAACTATGAATACGAAAATGTCACATAatcgatttgaaaaaaaaatagaatttacttttaaaaaattaattttttttatgtaaatcttatattttattaatttttttaaaataattacgcgataattatataattttttattgtaaatattttttttcttataatatattatattatacatatatatatatatatatatatatgtataagtgtggtgtggtggTAATATTTAAGACCACAGATTGATGGTACAAAAGATCAGATGCGATATTGTAATCCCAGCCATCGATTCACTTAGCTGTTGCAAGTACTTCATGACGCAGCTCAATTAGAATGATAATAAGTATTAATGAGTCTTGCATAACTATAAACTAAAGGTactaatgcatgcatgcatttattaGTCTTTTAAATATACAGTACTCACAACCATAGCTAGCTAGTGCTTTAGGATTCTTCCAATACGGTATCATTACAGGTcatgtttggataataaaatggtctcatctcattttatcttatctcgtcttattttattttaatatttaaatactacttaaacataaatactttttaaattcaaatcttatattttttatctaatcattataactttttaaaacttctaaataaaactttaaaaataattcaatattttcaaatttcaaaacaaaaattatattatatcaatatttaaactttataatattttttaaacttgtttTGATCTCTACTTTCTTAAAACTCTACAAAACACTTTAACTcgaatcatttcattattacttacaatatattttattactattcataagtTTATCATTTCATCTTGATGCGGAACTGATCTTAATTcttttaatgcatttttttttttttaaggtaagtTAATGTGTATGGGGGTAGCTGCATGCATGCTCTTCTGGCTTATAATCATTAATTTCATGCAATTGATTGTCTCGTGCATTTCAAATTTCACGACTTCTTTTGACCCCCTGTTTTTAGCCATTATAATTTTAGCTAGGAAGGAAATGATGTTATTGATCAATCcaattatatcatattttttattttgttaaaggCTTTATATGCGccatcttttttataaataaggaacctctttattttaattaaaatatagagCAATATTTTGATCCATTCACTTatgaaaatattctttaaaaacaataatGACCAAAATATCATATACAATTTAccttaaaaataatgatatatttccTTTCAACTAATCTTTGGAATAGCCCTTGTTGCATGGATTTTGTTGCTTTCAAGAGCTAAAAgaagcataaataattaaagagaaatgatagttgcagacGTGAATATTCAAGTactgtataatcattttgaaaaaattgaaaaaataaaaattaattttttaatagtagaccctactcttttttaaagtgactacACGATGCTTACGTACTCtacgactatatataacattatttataattaaaacatgtttTAATGTGGCAAAACTATTTGTGTTAAAAAAGCACTAAATGAATTATTACATATGAAAAAGTAGGCAagcaagaaatatttttttattacaatatatgaaCTCGCAACAAATGATGTTAACACTAATCTCGATTCTTGGCATCCTTCATGTTGCCAGAAATAGTTTTTCCGGTAAGGTAAGCACGTGGGAAAAACTTTTGATAtgacaagaaaaataagaatttcttGGCAAGTGATCTtgtcaaaaataattatttatggtGATATTATTAGCcgataaatatcattttcgaAGGATTATGTATGTTGCAAGTAATTAATTCTTGCGATATTAACACGTGTAAAATAACTATTTCCTGCCAAATATTTAGCAAGAAATACTTTTTTGGTAAGGTATGAATGCAGGAAAAACTTTTgatatgcaaaaaataaagaaaaaaaaaaaagaatttcttgTGATATGTTTTTGTCAAAAATAGTTATTTATGGTGATATTATTAGCCCGTAAATAGCATTTTCGAAAGAATTATGTATGTCGCAAGTATGTAATTCTTGCGATATTAACTTGCggaaaataactattttctgCCAAATGTTTagtaagaaatatatttttagtaaGGTAAGCACACAGGAAAAACTTGTTATCAATGAACATTTTGCTGGGTAGAAAACATTTCTTGCCATATTTATTGCATAAAATAAGCATTTTCGATGACATCATTCACCACAATAAACTTTACCCATGTTGACCAAGCTACACTCATGTATGACATATATCCCACGAAAACTTTATAATTTCAACTATTGTCATATGtcataaataatagtattttggaCAATAATTAAATTCTTGGCTACTAGTAGTATCTATTGCCAGTTATTTCTAGAGAGTCTCCTACGAGTTGAAATGACAGGAAAAAGTCATTTTTGACAATAATGCTGAATATTTTGGACAAAGACTCTCTCaggaaaaatgtatttttgttgtagcGACATGATTCTCTAGCTTTTCCATTCgcattaaattaattttttgtgtgATCATCGAAGACTTGCgtgtaatttaatattatatatgtgttaaggacgtgtttcataCCACCAACCACATGGATGGCATCTGCAACAATGAATAAACGGCACTAGTCACCCTATATAAACTCGAATGCATAAGTcagtaataatataataacaaatataaaaagtagATATCATGATTGGAGATGTTACCTCTACcgagttatttatagaaggatgCGGCGTAGTGGCGAATAACTCT
Above is a genomic segment from Juglans microcarpa x Juglans regia isolate MS1-56 chromosome 1D, Jm3101_v1.0, whole genome shotgun sequence containing:
- the LOC121235763 gene encoding uncharacterized protein LOC121235763; this encodes MHAVWSCLTASDVWAEKDSSVNKWCSSDEVFVDWWVKLNVFLKEEELEVVACIMRKIWMRRNSFLFEKNFEHLKKLVTATTQGLKEFKAAQETVLLLQQKTQLQRKVDRSMIKWEKSKEREVKANWDAAVDVKIKKVAIGVVVRDLNGEVLACLCSCFINNSIPSVAEAVGTVGLRRAALLCTELGLSNVIFEGDSKLVVNVTISGEEIGAEYGSILEDVRRVMYGRLNWSIWFIYREANCIAHKLAKLAFNFSDERVWMEDSPIEIKNDVLEEKYCND